A window from Schistosoma haematobium chromosome 3, whole genome shotgun sequence encodes these proteins:
- a CDS encoding hypothetical protein (EggNog:ENOG410V9CI~COG:E,H) codes for MKVTKIREAFCHGLWSPTKSDFLFSLNCLPLNEQQVALRFAYQRDVLSSMVGKLLIRGTAVRYLKISPHDVKLERSPEGRPYILGYSDVLDFNISHGGDFTIIAATPVGRCGADVMPIELPAFQRSVNDFVLKMKDVFSSTEVNRILSSGSEAEKMRKFYEHWETKTSTSFSQLTFEQLVDKLAVLSPVDNTAWDQFLRKPHSPPSSRQRIQVNQFRFNSL; via the exons atGAAAGTAACAAAAATTCGAGAAGCATTTTGCCATGGTTTGTGGTCACCTACTAAGTCTGACTTTCTTTTTTCCCTTAACTGTCTTCCTCTGAACGAACAGCAAGTAGCTTTGCGTTTTGCCTACCAACGAGATGTACTTAGTTCTATG GTTGGAAAGTTACTTATCCGTGGAACAGCTGTACGATACCTTAAGATTTCTCCACATGATGTTAAACTAGAACGTTCTCCGGAAGGAAGGCCATATATTTTGGGTTATTCTGATGTGTTGGACTTCAATATTTCACATGGTGGCGACTTCACCATAATTGCTGCAACTCCTGTGGGACGATGTGGGGCTGATGTCATGCCTATAGAACTACCAG CATTTCAAAGGTCCGTAAATGACTTCGTTTTGAAAATGAAGGACGTATTTTCCTCTACAGAAGTGAACCGTATTTTATCCTCTGGGTCAGAAGCCgaaaaaatgagaaaattttATGAACACTGG GAGACCAAAACCAGTACTTCATTTTCCCAACTGACATTTGAACAGTTAGTGGACAAGTTAGCAGTCCTATCGCCTGTAGATAATACTGCTTGGGATCAATTTTTGAGGAAGCCTCATTCACCACCATCATCTCGTCAACGAATTCAAGTTAatcaatttagatttaattcatTGTAG
- a CDS encoding hypothetical protein (EggNog:ENOG410V9CI~COG:E,H): MKVTKIREAFCHGLWSPTKSDFLFSLNCLPLNEQQVALRFAYQRDVLSSMVGKLLIRGTAVRYLKISPHDVKLERSPEGRPYILGYSDVLDFNISHGGDFTIIAATPVGRCGADVMPIELPAFQRSVNDFVLKMKDVFSSTEVNRILSSGSEAEKMRKFYEHWCFKEAYVKALGCGLRIPLKTIECQFSDDGNEFSISNELTNQPDKNWAFEKHSLPENHLAVVAWFENTYVETKTSTSFSQLTFEQLVDKLAVLSPVDNTAWDQFLRKPHSPPSSRQRIQVNQFRFNSL, from the exons atGAAAGTAACAAAAATTCGAGAAGCATTTTGCCATGGTTTGTGGTCACCTACTAAGTCTGACTTTCTTTTTTCCCTTAACTGTCTTCCTCTGAACGAACAGCAAGTAGCTTTGCGTTTTGCCTACCAACGAGATGTACTTAGTTCTATG GTTGGAAAGTTACTTATCCGTGGAACAGCTGTACGATACCTTAAGATTTCTCCACATGATGTTAAACTAGAACGTTCTCCGGAAGGAAGGCCATATATTTTGGGTTATTCTGATGTGTTGGACTTCAATATTTCACATGGTGGCGACTTCACCATAATTGCTGCAACTCCTGTGGGACGATGTGGGGCTGATGTCATGCCTATAGAACTACCAG CATTTCAAAGGTCCGTAAATGACTTCGTTTTGAAAATGAAGGACGTATTTTCCTCTACAGAAGTGAACCGTATTTTATCCTCTGGGTCAGAAGCCgaaaaaatgagaaaattttATGAACACTGG TGTTTTAAAGAAGCTTACGTTAAAGCTTTAGGATGTGGACTTCGTATCCCCTTAAAAACAATAGAATGCCAGTTTTCTGACGATGGCAATGAATTCTCGATTAGTAATGAGCTTACAAATCAGCCAGATAAAAATTGGGCCTTTGAAAAACATAGCCTACCTGAAAACCATCTGGCGGTAGTTGCTTGGTTTGAAAACACATATGTG GAGACCAAAACCAGTACTTCATTTTCCCAACTGACATTTGAACAGTTAGTGGACAAGTTAGCAGTCCTATCGCCTGTAGATAATACTGCTTGGGATCAATTTTTGAGGAAGCCTCATTCACCACCATCATCTCGTCAACGAATTCAAGTTAatcaatttagatttaattcatTGTAG